A single window of Sporosarcina sp. FSL W7-1349 DNA harbors:
- a CDS encoding VOC family protein, translated as MAVNVYLIFNGNCREAIEFYADVFGTEEPQIMTFGDSPPNPEYPLPEEAKDLVMHSRLEISGTIVMFSDTFPGTPYTVGDNISLAVVGKDVDELKSAFGKLKEGGTVTMELQETFWSKCYGQVQDKFGILWQFSHDAEELVM; from the coding sequence ATGGCTGTCAATGTGTATCTTATATTCAATGGAAACTGTCGTGAGGCGATTGAGTTTTATGCGGATGTGTTTGGAACTGAGGAACCGCAGATTATGACGTTTGGAGACTCTCCGCCGAATCCAGAGTACCCATTGCCCGAAGAAGCCAAGGATCTGGTGATGCATTCCCGGCTTGAAATAAGCGGCACGATTGTCATGTTTTCAGATACATTTCCGGGAACCCCTTATACCGTGGGGGATAATATTAGCCTGGCAGTTGTCGGAAAAGATGTGGATGAGTTAAAATCCGCTTTTGGGAAATTAAAAGAAGGCGGCACCGTTACGATGGAGCTCCAAGAGACATTCTGGAGCAAGTGCTACGGGCAAGTACAGGACAAGTTCGGCATTCTTTGGCAATTTAGCCATGATGCTGAAGAATTGGTCATGTAA
- the yhdJ gene encoding adenine-specific DNA-methyltransferase, which produces MWNTIFDNLEFQHMNNETSFVAQGSSLEILRKMNEASVDLIFADPPYNIGKDFGNNKDSWSDVKEYIAWCKQWIDECFRVLKPTGTFYFMTATQHMPYLDIYVNENYHVLSRIVWAYDSSGVQSKKMFGSLYEPILMANKSAKDQYTFNYEDIMVEAKTGAQRKLIDYRKTPPQPYNTKKVPGNVWEMPRVRFKMEEYENHPTQKPEALLERIILASSNEGDVVLDPFSGSFTTSAVAVKLGRRAIGIDLNDEYFKIGIRRTGIADAYEGEPLQKDKSRKTANKSKKDHSEGPDDPKYIQGALF; this is translated from the coding sequence ATGTGGAACACTATTTTCGATAACTTGGAATTTCAACATATGAATAATGAGACGAGCTTCGTTGCACAAGGCAGCAGTTTGGAAATTTTGCGTAAAATGAACGAGGCTTCGGTCGATTTGATCTTTGCAGATCCTCCCTATAACATCGGGAAGGATTTCGGGAACAATAAGGACTCCTGGTCGGATGTAAAGGAATATATCGCGTGGTGTAAACAGTGGATCGATGAATGCTTCCGCGTTTTGAAGCCGACAGGGACGTTTTATTTCATGACGGCGACGCAGCATATGCCTTATTTGGATATTTACGTGAATGAAAATTATCATGTCCTTTCCCGAATCGTGTGGGCTTATGATAGTTCCGGTGTGCAATCGAAGAAAATGTTCGGCTCTTTATATGAACCGATTCTTATGGCAAATAAATCTGCGAAAGACCAGTACACATTCAATTATGAAGATATTATGGTGGAGGCGAAAACGGGGGCTCAACGGAAGTTGATTGATTACCGAAAAACGCCACCGCAACCTTATAATACGAAAAAAGTGCCTGGAAACGTATGGGAAATGCCGCGGGTCCGTTTTAAAATGGAGGAGTATGAAAATCATCCGACCCAAAAACCGGAGGCGTTGCTCGAGCGGATCATCCTTGCCTCCAGCAATGAAGGAGATGTCGTTCTAGACCCGTTTTCCGGATCGTTCACCACGTCCGCCGTGGCAGTCAAGTTGGGCCGGAGGGCGATCGGGATCGATTTGAATGATGAATATTTTAAAATCGGCATCCGCCGGACGGGCATTGCGGACGCATATGAAGGGGAGCCATTGCAGAAGGACAAAAGCCGGAAAACGGCCAATAAATCGAAAAAAGACCATTCGGAAGGTCCCGATGATCCGAAATATATTCAAGGAGCCCTCTTTTGA
- a CDS encoding FAD synthetase family protein produces the protein MEVIFMDKQNIGMCEPAVLALGFFDGVHIGHMRLIEKAEAIAKRDGLQLAVMTFYPHPKEVLAGQKFDYLMSLEAKIDKMEKLGVGRLYVVKFTKEFAQLSPEQFVQEYIVDKQVKHVVAGFDYTYGHMGKGNMDVMERLGEGRFGVTVLPKVVVEDRKISSTYIRDLLIEGEVESIKSYLGSEYVTRGIISAGRMFPKDHGYCLFDFMPTEETMLPKEGIYRIEWDRNEQMEAALAIVYLNEENEKSVAIKVRQRKGIFPDKYPVAFRWLELLESGDRVAEKEIMYS, from the coding sequence ATGGAAGTGATTTTTATGGATAAACAAAATATCGGAATGTGCGAGCCGGCAGTTCTCGCGTTAGGATTTTTCGACGGAGTACATATTGGCCATATGCGGCTGATTGAAAAGGCTGAGGCGATCGCGAAGCGGGATGGATTGCAATTGGCGGTAATGACATTTTACCCGCATCCGAAAGAAGTATTGGCGGGGCAGAAGTTCGATTATTTGATGTCATTGGAAGCGAAGATCGACAAGATGGAGAAGCTTGGGGTGGGACGTTTGTATGTCGTGAAGTTCACGAAAGAATTCGCCCAGCTGAGCCCCGAACAATTTGTGCAAGAGTATATCGTGGACAAGCAGGTCAAGCATGTGGTGGCAGGCTTTGATTACACGTATGGGCATATGGGGAAGGGGAATATGGATGTGATGGAACGGTTGGGAGAAGGCCGTTTCGGTGTCACTGTGTTGCCCAAAGTAGTGGTGGAAGACCGGAAAATCAGCTCCACCTATATTCGCGACCTTCTGATCGAGGGAGAGGTGGAGTCCATCAAATCATACCTTGGGTCGGAATATGTAACACGCGGCATTATAAGCGCGGGACGAATGTTTCCGAAAGATCACGGCTATTGCCTGTTCGATTTCATGCCGACTGAGGAAACCATGCTTCCGAAAGAGGGAATCTATCGGATTGAATGGGACCGGAATGAACAAATGGAAGCGGCACTCGCCATCGTCTATTTGAATGAAGAAAATGAGAAATCGGTTGCCATCAAGGTGAGGCAAAGGAAAGGTATTTTTCCTGACAAGTATCCGGTCGCCTTCAGATGGCTGGAGCTGCTGGAAAGTGGAGATCGAGTGGCTGAGAAGGAGATTATGTATAGTTGA
- a CDS encoding polysaccharide deacetylase family protein, whose amino-acid sequence MKKVVVLLLLCLWSLPNFAEASDVKAVKITETTPVFNEKQKVAVFQKGTTHTALKESDRFYHTVMGNEEVKFSKMRAVVVNSEPQNWKGAHPVRLKTVKTVDILEKPSVKAKALGSIQANTIIQAQHQKGNYFPIITGGSTGYIHKSMVQIEAGIPVLTYHDIVLTKTDQNVSKLELSKFQEQMNYLKRNHWTTITTAELELWVQKKKTLPKKSVLITFDDGYKSTIDLAYPVLKQHGLQATSFLITNRINRPGMVSEEDLIRTQDVYSYQNHTHAFHLFNSKTNLSYLQSESQEAIFLDILQANRSIENILGTDVTAHAYPYGKRGPQAVRALKAAGITSAYTIEEGNVFQGDSLYSLNRQRVHSGMSLKDFANKLEGK is encoded by the coding sequence TTGAAAAAAGTAGTCGTATTATTGCTTCTTTGTTTATGGAGTTTGCCGAATTTTGCTGAGGCGTCGGATGTCAAAGCAGTGAAAATTACAGAAACAACTCCAGTATTCAATGAAAAGCAGAAAGTCGCCGTTTTTCAAAAAGGGACCACCCATACGGCCCTCAAAGAATCAGACCGCTTTTATCATACCGTCATGGGAAATGAAGAAGTCAAGTTTTCAAAAATGCGGGCTGTTGTCGTCAATAGCGAACCGCAAAATTGGAAAGGAGCGCATCCTGTCCGGCTGAAAACAGTCAAAACTGTCGATATCCTGGAAAAGCCCTCTGTCAAAGCAAAGGCGCTCGGCAGTATCCAAGCGAATACGATCATCCAGGCCCAACATCAGAAAGGTAATTATTTCCCAATTATTACCGGTGGATCCACGGGATATATCCATAAGAGCATGGTGCAGATTGAAGCGGGTATCCCCGTACTCACATACCATGACATCGTCCTCACCAAGACAGATCAGAACGTATCCAAATTGGAACTTTCCAAGTTCCAAGAGCAGATGAACTACTTGAAGCGCAATCATTGGACAACCATAACGACTGCCGAGCTCGAGCTATGGGTGCAAAAGAAAAAGACTTTGCCGAAAAAGTCTGTGTTGATCACGTTTGATGACGGCTATAAATCGACGATTGATCTGGCCTACCCCGTCTTGAAACAACACGGGCTCCAAGCGACGTCTTTCCTTATCACAAACCGTATCAATCGGCCCGGCATGGTATCAGAAGAAGATTTGATTCGTACGCAAGATGTCTATTCCTATCAAAATCATACCCATGCGTTTCATCTGTTTAATTCGAAAACCAATTTAAGTTATCTCCAATCGGAATCGCAAGAAGCGATCTTCCTGGACATCCTGCAAGCAAACCGCAGCATCGAGAATATTTTGGGAACAGACGTGACCGCCCACGCATATCCTTACGGAAAACGGGGGCCGCAAGCTGTCCGGGCATTAAAGGCAGCCGGCATCACGAGTGCTTATACGATTGAGGAAGGAAACGTCTTCCAAGGAGACTCCCTCTACTCCCTCAATCGCCAACGCGTCCATTCAGGCATGTCCTTGAAAGACTTCGCCAATAAATTGGAAGGTAAATGA
- a CDS encoding S41 family peptidase produces MKRSLPIWLGLLSIFFILFPYASPASAEPVQEIRELIRDYYVDEVPASVLEKRTAKEIVQQLDLYSEYMSAKEYKAFIDEIESRFVGIGVVLESDSKGVRVVSVISGGPAERAGIRPGDIITHVNGRSIAGKSVGDAVSIISGAEKTKVGITVEREAKPLTFELFREAIDLPNVEYEMLGGDIGYVRLNSFATESAKGINRAIRALPDAKGWILDLRDNGGGYISSAQEVTGFFPKAGQAFQVRERNTEPEILEVIRQPRQFTGTVHLLVNPFSASASEMVAAAVKEQQAATLYGQTSYGKGTMQSLFEFQDGSALKLTTARFFSPNGREIDHVGVKPHIMTASGAELETSHRDQLLSNRKGYQSHGQLKQVPTNKTFTVEMTKSMNWKAFPAEGIQLIELGGKEKPVAYQVINDKTLTVKPKVPLESGKSYLLIIHPVGKDLQNRQMKKGIYVDVTVK; encoded by the coding sequence ATGAAACGAAGCTTGCCTATATGGCTTGGTCTCTTATCCATATTCTTCATCCTGTTCCCATATGCCTCACCGGCGTCCGCGGAACCGGTACAGGAAATCCGGGAATTGATCCGCGATTATTATGTGGATGAAGTGCCAGCCTCCGTATTGGAGAAGAGGACGGCGAAAGAGATTGTTCAGCAGTTGGATTTATACTCGGAATATATGAGTGCGAAAGAGTACAAAGCATTTATCGATGAGATTGAAAGTCGTTTTGTCGGCATCGGAGTTGTACTGGAGTCGGATAGTAAAGGGGTCCGGGTCGTTTCTGTCATTTCGGGCGGACCTGCGGAGCGGGCGGGAATCCGGCCGGGGGATATCATCACCCATGTGAACGGACGAAGCATCGCCGGAAAATCGGTGGGGGATGCCGTTTCCATCATCAGTGGGGCTGAGAAGACGAAGGTGGGCATCACGGTGGAGAGAGAGGCAAAACCGCTGACGTTCGAACTATTTCGCGAGGCCATCGACTTGCCGAATGTGGAATATGAAATGCTGGGCGGCGACATCGGCTATGTTCGGCTCAATAGTTTTGCGACGGAATCTGCAAAGGGGATCAACCGGGCGATCCGGGCACTGCCGGATGCCAAGGGATGGATCCTCGACTTGCGAGATAACGGCGGTGGATACATTTCATCTGCTCAAGAAGTGACAGGGTTTTTCCCGAAAGCGGGCCAAGCGTTTCAAGTGAGGGAGCGGAACACGGAGCCGGAGATTCTCGAAGTGATCCGGCAACCGAGACAGTTCACCGGAACCGTTCATCTACTGGTCAATCCGTTTAGTGCCAGCGCATCTGAAATGGTGGCGGCAGCAGTGAAGGAACAGCAAGCGGCGACATTGTACGGCCAGACGAGTTACGGAAAAGGGACGATGCAATCCTTATTTGAATTCCAAGATGGCAGCGCATTGAAGCTGACTACCGCCCGATTTTTCTCACCAAACGGCCGAGAGATCGACCACGTTGGCGTAAAACCGCATATCATGACTGCTAGTGGAGCCGAATTGGAAACCTCGCATCGTGACCAGCTGCTCTCGAACAGGAAAGGCTACCAGTCACACGGCCAATTGAAACAGGTCCCGACGAATAAAACATTCACCGTGGAAATGACGAAAAGCATGAACTGGAAAGCATTCCCGGCGGAAGGGATCCAATTGATTGAACTTGGAGGGAAGGAGAAGCCGGTCGCATATCAAGTCATAAACGATAAGACGTTGACGGTAAAACCGAAAGTACCGCTCGAATCCGGCAAATCCTATCTTCTTATCATTCACCCGGTTGGAAAAGACCTTCAAAACCGGCAAATGAAAAAGGGAATATATGTGGACGTGACAGTGAAATAG
- a CDS encoding sigma-70 family RNA polymerase sigma factor has protein sequence MSNFEHLLDQYEPMISAVIRQLNIYRDFEQFRQAGRIALWQAWARFDSDKGDFTPYAHRSIRGAMLDEMKRENRFAGNNVHMEDEHLELLLEEIRIPQVYWPDSLAETIEQLKLEERQLLHWLFVDQLPQSECASRIGITVAGVKKRRERILVKLRKEVVR, from the coding sequence TTGTCAAATTTCGAGCATTTGTTAGACCAATATGAACCGATGATTTCCGCTGTGATTCGCCAATTGAATATTTACCGTGATTTTGAACAGTTCAGGCAAGCAGGAAGGATTGCGCTTTGGCAAGCGTGGGCCCGCTTCGACAGCGATAAAGGGGACTTTACCCCGTATGCGCACCGCAGCATCCGGGGCGCCATGCTGGATGAAATGAAAAGGGAAAACCGCTTCGCGGGGAACAATGTGCATATGGAGGACGAACATTTGGAACTGCTTCTGGAAGAGATACGGATTCCGCAAGTATACTGGCCGGACTCTCTGGCCGAGACAATTGAGCAATTGAAGTTGGAAGAACGCCAACTCCTCCATTGGCTGTTCGTCGATCAATTGCCCCAATCAGAATGTGCCAGCCGGATCGGCATCACCGTAGCCGGCGTGAAAAAACGGAGGGAACGAATCTTGGTGAAGTTGAGAAAAGAGGTGGTGCGATAA
- a CDS encoding 3'-5' exonuclease, which translates to MFWRKKRLPYELQQPFQLDTKLRDLSFTVFDTETTGFSIASRDRLIEIGAVHVEGFYVTDRVFQTFVNPDRDIPEHITKLTSISQRDVEGAPSSLEAIEAYFQFVEANQSGGWVGHHISFDEMVLKNELHREKLTFDPPSSFDTMDLINHLNPTWDQQDLENYATVFGSRTFERHRALGDALTTAHLFVEVLRCLEERGITTLADLLRLRHGKSQQSIALF; encoded by the coding sequence TTGTTTTGGAGAAAAAAACGATTGCCCTATGAATTGCAGCAACCTTTCCAACTCGATACAAAGTTGCGGGATCTGTCCTTTACAGTGTTCGACACTGAAACGACCGGCTTTTCCATCGCCTCCCGAGACCGGCTTATCGAAATCGGAGCGGTCCACGTGGAAGGCTTTTATGTCACGGATCGGGTGTTCCAGACGTTCGTCAATCCGGACCGCGACATACCTGAACATATTACAAAGCTCACCTCCATCTCGCAACGCGATGTGGAGGGTGCTCCGTCTTCTTTGGAAGCAATCGAGGCCTATTTCCAATTCGTGGAGGCCAATCAAAGCGGAGGGTGGGTCGGTCACCATATCAGCTTCGACGAAATGGTATTAAAGAACGAGCTGCACCGTGAAAAATTGACGTTTGATCCGCCCTCCTCATTTGACACGATGGACCTGATCAATCACTTGAACCCGACTTGGGACCAACAGGACTTGGAGAACTACGCCACCGTTTTCGGATCCCGGACATTCGAGCGCCATCGTGCCCTCGGTGACGCTTTGACGACCGCTCATTTATTCGTTGAAGTGCTCCGATGTCTGGAAGAGCGGGGCATTACGACGCTGGCCGATTTGCTGCGGCTGCGTCACGGCAAATCCCAGCAATCGATTGCGTTGTTTTAG
- a CDS encoding DUF294 nucleotidyltransferase-like domain-containing protein: protein MRTIETMIEKDRLGRIHVQPFFRTMSKEAFEKVMLDCEMKHFPTTEKLDYFRTPQEGLLLILQGTVHIFVKSDDGSPVVIEALQEGQLVGFSNFSYFLGESSESLERHQLEMEIMKDSHCLQIPYSVVQQRLSDETVRDFILRKMSNRLATAYSLLGEQAKLPDDWGDSEPFVRRVQDFMKTPVTTVNREATVQEIARLMVEQKISSVMVVDENGRLLGIVTEKDLVQRVVANGASEALKAGDVMTENPHTVSRHDYYYEVLAAFYDYGVKHLPVVEGGRLAGIVTFSNLMSKRDRGSMSILKTIEESSFLSLPVVKTAIYDVLSNLIHDEISTIHTLEIITRLYDRLARHCVKLAVESLRAKGIGEPPVPFAWYQMGSGARGEQFMLTDQDHFIVYANLVNEDPEQVESYFAKLGEEIVVHLEQAGYARCKGKMMSSEAHWRGSVFDWRQRLRTWAVKPTDDDILLGYNFFSFRFLYGDGLVNKDFIDMVKRQVKSSQTFIYYMAEQEREKPIPQLNQPLLTLFRGRAKRETIDIKLHALFPMHHCLQILGIHKGIVNATPLELLEGLVTEKELSAGFADEVRHAYEVALGTRIQLSWKKHLRGEDITTEIKLENLRKWERDQVRTMLDTARSLQSHLLSKL from the coding sequence GTGAGGACGATTGAAACGATGATAGAGAAGGATCGATTGGGAAGAATTCATGTGCAGCCCTTTTTTCGGACGATGTCCAAAGAAGCGTTTGAAAAAGTGATGTTGGATTGTGAAATGAAACATTTTCCGACTACCGAGAAGCTGGATTATTTCAGGACACCGCAGGAAGGTTTGCTGCTGATCCTGCAAGGGACGGTTCATATTTTTGTGAAAAGTGACGACGGCTCTCCGGTTGTTATTGAAGCACTTCAAGAAGGGCAGTTGGTCGGATTCTCGAATTTCTCCTATTTCCTAGGGGAATCTAGTGAGTCGTTGGAACGGCATCAGCTGGAGATGGAGATCATGAAAGACTCCCATTGTTTGCAAATCCCGTATTCCGTCGTCCAGCAAAGGCTGAGTGACGAAACGGTACGGGATTTCATTCTCCGGAAGATGTCGAACCGTCTGGCGACCGCCTATTCGTTGCTGGGAGAGCAGGCGAAACTCCCGGATGATTGGGGGGATAGCGAGCCATTCGTCCGACGTGTACAGGACTTTATGAAAACACCGGTCACCACGGTCAATCGGGAGGCAACCGTTCAGGAGATAGCCCGTCTCATGGTCGAGCAAAAAATCAGTTCTGTCATGGTAGTGGATGAAAACGGTCGGCTTTTGGGTATTGTAACCGAAAAGGACCTTGTCCAGCGGGTAGTCGCAAATGGAGCCTCGGAAGCTTTGAAGGCAGGGGATGTCATGACGGAAAATCCACATACCGTTTCCCGGCATGATTATTATTATGAAGTGTTGGCGGCATTTTATGATTACGGGGTCAAGCATTTGCCGGTTGTAGAAGGAGGACGATTGGCGGGAATTGTGACATTTTCCAACCTAATGTCCAAACGCGACCGGGGTTCAATGAGTATATTGAAGACAATTGAAGAGTCGTCCTTTTTAAGCTTGCCTGTCGTGAAGACGGCGATTTACGATGTTCTTTCCAATTTGATACATGACGAGATTTCGACGATCCATACACTGGAAATTATCACTCGGCTTTATGACCGGCTTGCCCGGCATTGTGTCAAATTGGCTGTCGAATCATTGCGGGCCAAGGGGATTGGCGAGCCACCAGTGCCGTTTGCATGGTATCAGATGGGGAGTGGTGCCAGAGGAGAGCAATTCATGCTGACGGACCAAGATCACTTCATCGTCTATGCCAATTTGGTGAATGAAGATCCGGAGCAAGTCGAATCGTATTTCGCCAAGCTCGGGGAAGAAATCGTCGTCCATCTGGAACAGGCGGGTTATGCCCGTTGTAAAGGGAAGATGATGTCGAGCGAGGCACATTGGCGCGGCTCGGTGTTTGATTGGCGGCAACGTCTTCGTACTTGGGCAGTGAAACCGACCGATGATGATATATTATTGGGCTATAATTTCTTCTCCTTCCGGTTCCTTTATGGGGATGGATTGGTGAATAAGGATTTCATAGACATGGTGAAACGGCAAGTGAAATCGTCTCAGACATTCATTTATTATATGGCCGAACAGGAACGAGAGAAGCCGATCCCTCAATTGAATCAACCGCTTCTGACGTTGTTCCGTGGACGGGCAAAACGGGAAACCATTGACATCAAACTGCATGCGCTGTTCCCGATGCACCATTGTTTGCAGATTTTGGGGATCCATAAAGGGATTGTCAATGCGACTCCGTTGGAACTGTTGGAAGGATTGGTGACAGAAAAGGAATTGTCCGCCGGATTTGCAGATGAAGTCCGGCACGCGTACGAGGTGGCGCTCGGCACACGGATCCAACTATCGTGGAAAAAGCATTTGCGCGGTGAGGACATTACAACGGAAATCAAATTGGAGAACCTACGGAAGTGGGAACGTGACCAAGTACGGACAATGTTGGATACGGCGCGTTCCTTGCAATCTCATTTATTATCCAAACTGTAA
- a CDS encoding solute symporter family protein codes for MGIISILIFISVILLTLIVTYWAAKQTQTASDFYTAGGSLTGWQNGMAIAGDYLSAASFLGIAGAISLNGFDGFYYSVGWLTAYLVVLFLIAEPLRNLGKFTMADMIGSRFGARKVRGAAALNTITIVLFYMLAQLVGAGALIKLLLGIDYWISVLIVGVMMTIYVLFGGMTATSWVQIIKAILLMAGTIIISFLVLLKFNFNFIGMFDAMRTATPHGEAFLHSGVVYKDPIGLISVLIALVLGTAGLPHILMRFFTVKDAKTARSSVIYAVWIIGIFYVMTIFLGFGAAKFVGADAIIAENAAGNMAAPMLAGVLGGDALESFVAAVAFATILAVVAGLVLSGASAIAHDIYGEIIKKGKVTEQQQVRAARIAALSVAVISILLALGAEKMNVAFLVSLAFCIAASANVPTILMTIYWRKFNTTGAVASMLTGLIVALVLVAVSPSVIHPTPGAALFVGEPLFPYANPAIFSVPAGFIAAYIGTIVGAKKHDADAIPYAEVKFKAETGYRELEG; via the coding sequence GTGGGAATCATATCAATCCTAATATTCATATCTGTTATTCTTTTGACGCTTATTGTCACCTATTGGGCCGCTAAACAAACCCAGACTGCAAGTGATTTCTATACTGCCGGGGGATCGTTGACCGGATGGCAGAATGGCATGGCTATCGCAGGTGACTATTTATCCGCAGCTTCTTTCCTAGGAATCGCCGGCGCCATTTCATTAAATGGATTTGACGGTTTCTACTACAGTGTTGGCTGGTTGACCGCGTATCTCGTCGTATTGTTCTTGATTGCGGAGCCACTCCGGAATCTTGGAAAATTCACGATGGCTGATATGATCGGCTCCCGATTTGGCGCGAGAAAAGTGCGTGGAGCGGCTGCCCTTAATACGATTACGATCGTATTATTCTACATGTTGGCGCAATTGGTTGGTGCGGGCGCTCTCATTAAACTCTTGCTTGGAATCGATTATTGGATTTCAGTCTTGATCGTTGGGGTCATGATGACGATTTATGTTCTGTTCGGCGGAATGACCGCGACAAGCTGGGTACAAATCATTAAAGCAATCTTACTGATGGCTGGAACGATCATCATTTCCTTCCTTGTCCTTTTAAAATTCAATTTCAACTTCATTGGAATGTTTGATGCGATGCGCACAGCGACACCACACGGGGAAGCTTTCCTGCATTCGGGCGTCGTCTATAAGGATCCGATCGGTCTGATTTCTGTCCTAATTGCGCTTGTTTTAGGTACAGCGGGATTGCCGCATATCTTGATGCGCTTCTTTACCGTAAAAGACGCAAAGACGGCCCGTTCCTCGGTCATCTATGCGGTCTGGATCATCGGAATCTTTTATGTCATGACAATTTTCCTTGGATTTGGAGCGGCTAAATTCGTCGGGGCGGATGCGATCATCGCAGAGAATGCAGCCGGGAATATGGCAGCGCCAATGCTTGCCGGTGTGTTAGGCGGGGATGCGTTGGAATCCTTCGTTGCAGCGGTTGCATTCGCTACGATTCTTGCGGTTGTTGCGGGTCTTGTTCTGTCGGGTGCGTCAGCCATTGCCCATGACATTTATGGGGAAATCATCAAAAAAGGGAAAGTGACGGAACAGCAGCAAGTGCGCGCTGCCCGTATTGCAGCTCTTAGTGTTGCGGTCATTTCCATCCTCCTTGCCCTCGGTGCAGAGAAGATGAACGTTGCGTTCCTCGTTTCGCTTGCTTTCTGTATTGCAGCATCTGCCAATGTACCGACTATTTTAATGACTATCTATTGGAGAAAGTTCAACACGACAGGGGCGGTCGCGTCCATGTTGACCGGTTTGATCGTCGCATTGGTTCTCGTTGCGGTGAGCCCGAGTGTCATTCATCCTACTCCTGGAGCAGCACTCTTCGTCGGGGAGCCTTTATTCCCATACGCGAATCCAGCGATTTTCTCCGTACCGGCCGGTTTCATTGCCGCTTATATCGGAACGATAGTTGGGGCTAAAAAGCATGACGCGGATGCTATCCCTTACGCGGAAGTCAAGTTCAAGGCGGAAACAGGATACCGCGAATTGGAAGGCTGA
- a CDS encoding DUF485 domain-containing protein — protein MKNVRANSKPNFEKIIETPEFKQLVKRKNTFATPYIIFFFAAYFLLPILTGYTTILENRAIGWMTWTWVYAFSMFIMVWVFTSIYMNKAKDFDKEVEEIIKRNIVE, from the coding sequence ATGAAAAACGTTCGAGCAAATTCTAAGCCCAATTTCGAGAAGATCATTGAAACGCCAGAGTTTAAACAATTGGTCAAACGTAAAAACACATTTGCGACGCCGTACATCATTTTCTTTTTTGCCGCTTATTTTCTACTTCCGATTTTGACAGGGTACACCACAATACTTGAAAATCGTGCAATCGGTTGGATGACTTGGACTTGGGTATACGCCTTCAGCATGTTCATCATGGTCTGGGTATTCACGTCCATCTATATGAATAAAGCAAAAGACTTTGATAAGGAAGTTGAAGAAATTATAAAGAGAAACATTGTAGAATAA